The DNA window AACAGGTTCTCGGCCCGGGCAGGGGGAGGGACGGGGGTTCCCGCGGGGGCGGCGTGGAGGGCCGGGGCCGGCGGGGGGGGGATGGGGGCCGGGGGAGCCACGACCGGAATGGCGTTCCCGCCGCGCCGGCGGATCCGAACGCGCTGGCCCTGCCGCTCGACTTCCAGCTCCTCGATGTCCGAGTCCTCCACCAGCTTCAGGAGGGCCCTGAGCTCCTTCAGGTCCATGGACCAGCCCTTCCCCGGGGGGCGCGTCATGCCCGCTCGATGTAACTGCCCGTGCGCGTGTCAACCCGGATCATGGTCCCCACCTCGATGAAGAGGGGCACCTGTACTACGGCGCCGCTCTCCAGGGTCGCCGGCTTCGACCCCCCCGACG is part of the Candidatus Methylomirabilis sp. genome and encodes:
- the accB gene encoding acetyl-CoA carboxylase biotin carboxyl carrier protein, whose protein sequence is MTRPPGKGWSMDLKELRALLKLVEDSDIEELEVERQGQRVRIRRRGGNAIPVVAPPAPIPPPPAPALHAAPAGTPVPPPARAENLLTIESPMVGTFYRSPAPGADPYVKEGQVVEKGSVLCIIEAMKLMNEIEAEVKGRIVSVLVENAQPVEYAQPLFLVEPL